A single genomic interval of Candidatus Eisenbacteria bacterium harbors:
- the raiA gene encoding ribosome-associated translation inhibitor RaiA, whose translation MEITTRSKNFTASPAIRSYTEEKLSKLEKYSKKLVEAHVMFSLERYRHIAEVVLRLNGGDITSRAESNDMYSSIDTVVDKLERMLNKRKDKVTSRRQRGSLKESGAKLETLGKLATLRPKKVVPRQMTVEEAMDALERSREDILIFVNAATERTTVLQKRGDGNFALMEPVS comes from the coding sequence ATGGAGATCACGACTCGAAGTAAGAATTTCACTGCAAGCCCCGCAATCAGGAGTTATACCGAGGAGAAACTCTCCAAGCTGGAGAAGTACTCGAAAAAACTCGTTGAGGCCCACGTGATGTTCTCTCTCGAAAGATACAGGCACATTGCTGAAGTCGTGCTTAGGCTTAACGGTGGTGATATCACGAGTCGCGCCGAAAGCAACGACATGTATTCTTCCATTGATACGGTTGTTGATAAGCTCGAAAGGATGTTGAATAAGAGGAAAGACAAGGTCACGAGCAGGCGCCAGAGGGGCTCTTTGAAGGAGTCTGGGGCCAAGCTCGAGACGTTAGGGAAACTCGCGACCCTCAGGCCGAAAAAGGTCGTGCCTCGACAAATGACCGTGGAAGAGGCCATGGACGCTCTGGAAAGAAGTCGCGAGGACATTCTGATATTCGTGAATGCTGCGACGGAGAGAACCACGGTGCTTCAAAAGAG